A window of Sulfurimonas gotlandica GD1 contains these coding sequences:
- a CDS encoding inorganic phosphate transporter, with protein sequence MEIQTMNKLEKEALKKSGTDFTRLGFALFFMIGVLTFSFLSNGGISNNMFLAVAALIGAYMAMNIGANDVANNVGPAVGSKAMTLTTAIIIAAIFEAAGAIIAGGEVVKTIKKGIIDISAFGGNADPFIWAMMAALLAAALWLNFATMVRAPVSTTHSIVGGVMGAGIAAAGFSIVSWSTMGKIAASWVISPVLGGVIAAAFLFSIKKSIVFKDDKVKAAKRYVPIFVAIMSWAFVTYITLKGLKKIWPQVVELLNMIPFVAIEMTNKPSLSTALTLGFVIAVMVYFFVKAKVSSNTTKLENTKASVNTLFTIPLIFAAALLSFAHGANDVANAIGPLAAINDAVVNGGVSSKAAIPLWVMGVGALGIALGLALYGPTLIKTVGSEITELDQIRAFSIAMAASITVIIASQLGLPVSSTHIAIGGVFGVGFLREWLHLNDMGRTLEDDKQSIIDERENLHAFSAELKTLEAKNSKSQADYERVVELYKQIAYEEKQIKSAKKSIKHAKKVEFVKRDAIKKIVTAWVVTVPATATLAAILFYMIKGIMI encoded by the coding sequence TTGACATTTAGTTTTTTAAGTAATGGTGGGATTTCAAATAATATGTTCCTAGCTGTTGCTGCACTAATTGGCGCTTATATGGCAATGAATATTGGTGCGAACGATGTTGCTAACAATGTCGGACCTGCTGTTGGCTCAAAAGCTATGACACTAACAACTGCCATTATAATTGCTGCAATTTTTGAAGCTGCAGGGGCTATTATTGCTGGTGGTGAAGTTGTTAAAACTATCAAAAAAGGTATCATTGATATTTCTGCTTTTGGTGGTAATGCAGATCCTTTTATATGGGCAATGATGGCTGCACTTTTAGCAGCAGCTCTATGGCTTAACTTTGCAACTATGGTGAGAGCTCCTGTTTCAACAACTCACTCTATTGTTGGTGGTGTAATGGGTGCAGGTATTGCAGCAGCGGGGTTTAGTATTGTATCATGGAGTACAATGGGTAAAATTGCAGCTTCATGGGTAATATCTCCTGTTTTAGGTGGAGTTATCGCAGCAGCCTTTCTTTTTTCTATTAAAAAATCTATTGTATTTAAAGATGACAAAGTAAAAGCTGCCAAGAGGTATGTGCCTATCTTTGTAGCAATAATGTCATGGGCATTTGTAACATACATAACACTAAAAGGTCTTAAAAAAATCTGGCCACAAGTTGTTGAATTATTAAATATGATTCCTTTTGTAGCAATTGAAATGACTAACAAGCCATCTCTTTCTACTGCACTTACTCTTGGATTTGTTATTGCTGTAATGGTTTACTTTTTTGTTAAAGCTAAAGTCAGCTCAAACACAACAAAACTTGAGAATACTAAAGCTTCGGTAAATACACTATTTACAATTCCTCTTATCTTTGCAGCTGCACTACTAAGTTTTGCTCACGGGGCAAACGATGTTGCAAATGCAATTGGACCCTTAGCAGCTATTAACGATGCTGTAGTAAATGGTGGGGTATCTTCAAAAGCTGCTATTCCTCTATGGGTAATGGGAGTTGGTGCTCTTGGTATCGCTCTAGGTCTTGCTCTATATGGCCCAACACTAATTAAGACAGTTGGTAGTGAAATCACTGAACTAGACCAAATAAGAGCATTCTCAATCGCTATGGCTGCATCTATCACAGTTATCATAGCATCTCAACTTGGTCTTCCTGTTAGTTCTACACACATTGCTATTGGTGGTGTTTTTGGTGTTGGTTTTTTAAGAGAGTGGCTGCACTTAAATGATATGGGAAGAACTCTAGAAGATGATAAGCAGTCTATTATTGATGAAAGAGAAAATCTTCACGCCTTTAGTGCTGAGCTTAAAACTTTAGAAGCAAAAAATTCAAAATCTCAAGCTGACTATGAGAGAGTTGTTGAACTTTACAAACAAATCGCATATGAAGAAAAGCAGATTAAATCTGCTAAAAAGAGCATTAAACATGCTAAAAAAGTGGAGTTTGTAAAAAGAGACGCTATTAAGAAAATTGTCACTGCATGGGTTGTTACAGTGCCAGCTACAGCTACTCTCGCTGCAATATTATTTTATATGATTAAAGGGATTATGATTTAA
- a CDS encoding diguanylate cyclase, whose amino-acid sequence MKFPNIGDIATKSVVSIDMKSTFNEAMSKMLENEHRNIIVKDINDFYIMSIIDVLNIQTKEVNTDIPLCDLQLFKIPTINKDKNILDTLEYLNNSIEYICVINDDNSLYGLVTHTDITSNIDPDTLMDNYRLQDFLKLGRRMKWVHKDEKIVFLLKDMVNNFYDNVVVVEDLKPIGIFTTKDIMSLIKNKIDLDVAIKEYMSSPVDSINKNSSVREALAFIKERHYKRVIVIDDEGSLSGIISQKELISLTYSKWAMLMKEYQDELSEINLMLQNKNIEYENIASTDALTGLYTRHKFFQLYLSSYTSMVQRHNYMSLILVDIDYFKKVNDVYGHNAGDKTLVQVAHTLLKILRNVDVVCRWGGEEFLIMLPTADMEHAIFIAQKLRVSIEELSIDVVGNVTASFGVSQVREGEEMQDAIDRADKALYLAKDSGRNCVKCEMD is encoded by the coding sequence ATAAATGATTTTTATATAATGAGTATTATTGATGTGTTAAATATACAAACCAAAGAGGTTAACACAGATATACCTCTATGCGATTTACAGCTATTTAAAATTCCAACAATAAATAAAGATAAAAATATTTTAGACACTTTAGAATATTTGAATAATTCTATAGAATATATCTGCGTAATTAATGATGATAATTCTCTTTATGGATTAGTTACACATACGGATATCACTAGCAACATAGATCCAGACACGCTAATGGACAATTATCGTTTGCAGGACTTTTTAAAGCTTGGGCGTAGAATGAAGTGGGTTCATAAAGATGAAAAAATAGTATTTCTACTTAAGGATATGGTTAATAATTTTTATGATAATGTAGTTGTAGTTGAAGATTTAAAGCCAATAGGTATTTTTACTACAAAAGATATAATGAGTCTAATTAAAAATAAAATTGATTTGGATGTTGCAATAAAAGAGTATATGTCATCTCCTGTTGATTCTATCAATAAAAACTCATCAGTTAGAGAAGCACTTGCTTTTATTAAAGAGAGACACTATAAAAGAGTTATAGTTATAGATGATGAAGGAAGTCTATCTGGTATTATTTCACAAAAAGAGCTGATTTCTTTAACCTACTCTAAATGGGCTATGTTGATGAAAGAGTATCAGGATGAATTAAGTGAAATAAACTTGATGCTTCAAAATAAAAATATAGAGTATGAGAATATTGCATCTACGGACGCTCTAACGGGACTCTATACTAGACATAAGTTTTTTCAGCTATATCTATCATCATATACATCTATGGTTCAAAGACATAATTATATGTCTTTAATACTAGTAGATATAGACTACTTTAAAAAAGTTAATGATGTTTATGGACATAATGCAGGAGATAAAACTCTTGTGCAAGTTGCACATACACTTTTAAAAATACTTAGAAATGTTGATGTTGTTTGCAGATGGGGTGGGGAAGAGTTTCTTATAATGCTACCAACTGCTGATATGGAACATGCTATATTTATTGCTCAAAAGTTAAGAGTATCAATAGAAGAGTTATCTATAGATGTGGTTGGAAACGTAACAGCCAGTTTTGGAGTTTCTCAAGTTAGAGAAGGCGAAGAGATGCAAGACGCTATAGATAGAGCTGATAAAGCTCTATATCTTGCAAAAGACTCAGGTCGTAATTGTGTTAAATGCGAGATGGATTAA